ACCAGAAACGCATGAGAAAATTACAACCGTCTATGAGTGATGAAGACAGGTTATCTATCTGTTCATCGGTTCATTCATGCCTGCGAttcttcctcttctctttgtaCCGCTGCATCGCGCTGTCCCTGTTTAGCGCGAGAGTCTCGCTGTCGATCCTTGCGGCAGGCCTCTCGGGTCCAGTCGGGACGATTGTTTGATCACCAAAGGAGATCTCCCTAGCGGGAGCTGCTCCTCTGTCATGGGAAGAGCTCCCCAAGGCCCCTCCTGAAGCAGGCACATGGCTGCCGGAGGTTGTTGGGCCATCCATCGTCGAGGTGCATGAGCTTACCTTCATTCGCTTGTTGCTCGCCGTGCTAACCTGCAAAGGTAAAAGATGACAAGAACTATATCAACAAACGTACCACAATTGCAAGAGCAGACACAGAAATTTTCGCTGATGGAGACTCTACTTCTCTACAATGATGCAAAACAAATAACACGTGGTGGGCCTTTACATACAGCGAATTATCAGGGCTGACAAAATTGCCCCTTGATGTTTCGCAAAGAAACAAGATGACCCATGAATTGGTGGACCAAAGGAGCATGGAACAAGGATCTGTATGGTGGCCTATAACTATCACCGCGATTGAGAGCACCTAAAGCCTTCACACTAAATGGGACCATATAGCCAACTTTCACAAGAACAGCCACTTCAAAGATAAGATGTTTGCCCCCCAAAAAAGAAGATAAGACTGAATTAGGAACGCAGCAGCCTGAATGCACTCAAGAGAAAGTGGCACATCAACATCAGCGAAAGATCTGTTACATTGTCAACTGGAAAGTTAATAGCCAAGAGGAACGACAGTGCGCGGATGGGATGTCAGTATCCCCATGAATATGCACATTTTCAGCAGGTTCAGGTCGAGCAGTTCCTTTCAGTATCTTGTCAACATTGAATTTTGATCAACGGCTACTAAAATTACCCTTAACTAATTGCCTGGTATCTGAATTATCTAATGCACGTGGCTTTTATCCCTGTTGCTTACAAAGGAATAAAAGCCAATAACCGCTGAATGCAAACTAGAGGACTCCTTGTATTTGTAAACAAGGCGTATCCTAGTAGAGCAGTCATGTTTAGACTTTGCTGCTAGGTATGACGTTATAGCACTGTGTACAAAATATTAAAAATTTGCATGATGCATGTGAGATCTTGTCGATGCAAATGCACGGGCTATTAACACCATTGTGGCGTGTCGCCTTATGCACTTTATGCCGGggactttttttttcaaaaagagggTGAACACCCTTGGCCTCTGCATACTGAATGTAGTGGATAGACATAGGGGGGAATAACTTACATTTTTTGATGGCACTTGGCAAATATTTGTTGACATGATATCTTCAGCAGCTGCACCATATCCTGAGTCATAAATATCTTCCAGATCTTTCGTTGTTCCACAAGAAATCTCCTTGAGCATGTCACTGTAACTCTTGATCATAAAGCCTCCATTGTTTGAACCAAATCCAATCTCATGTGCAGTCTTTTCATTGTGGTTCCTTGATCTTCCTAAATTGAAATCCCATATCTGCAGATAGCAAGTACTGAACTGTCAGGGCTTTCCACAATAAGCACATTCCAGAAAAATATTGACGAAAGTCAGAAGATTTTGAAGCATATCCAATTATAAGGAAGTGATTCCTACAAACCTATCCTTTTGCCGATGCAAACTCTACAAGCAAACACAGGCATACCGAATACTATTATCGGGTGAATGAAAACTGTATAGATAGCAATGTCGATGTAGTCAGCAGATTGAATAAATACTGTTTGCCATCAGGCGATGTATTCCATGTTCAAAAAGTCAAATACTCAAAAGAATCTAGTAACGTGCCAAATCATACAAAGTACACTTCTTCATATCGCGATAGCAACACGCCAACACCAGCTCAGAAATTCCAGTCTAATTTGCACTGTTGGTAGAGGAGAATATACCATTCATTATCAGCCAACCTGCGCATTCAGTGTCCTAAAACAACCCGGTCCATGAGCCTCCATGGCAACTGCATTCTACTCCCCTTTCAAGTTGAAAGACCCGTGCCATAAATGGTGAGGGAATAAAGGGCAAATTTATCTCTACTCAAAACTAGTGAAACCAATCACTTCTCTGGCTGACAAAATCTAGGACAAAATTAGAGCGAATAAAGGGCAAATTTATCTCTACTCAAAACTAGTGAAACCAATCATTTCTCTGGCTGACAAAATCTAGGACAAAACTAGAGCCTGATAGTCCGTGAGAACCACAGGAGAGGAGACCCTCAGGTCACGTACAAAGAAATGGACGCTAAACTCTGATAACTTTGGAACCGGCACCTTGTTATTCATCTGAACGCCAATAGGTTTTCCATGACCTACCAGAGATCATGAATTCATGATTGCATTCCATGATCTGAATGATCAATGGATTAACCGGGAACTGCACAAAGTAGCAACGACCATGTAGCCTTCAAAAACCTGTTTGATGATCTATTGTTGTTTGCTCAGAAAATTAAGATCAGAACATTTCTCGTGTGACCGAGTAGTGTTACAAAACATGTGATGTTAATGTGTGTTTGGCTACCACGATGCGGCTACCTGAAGGCAATGCAACTAATTTAGTCATTCATTAAAGACGCCAACAAAACATTTTATTAGTACAATTGACATGTAAATTGTCTGAACACCAACAATTGATTTATTTGTTTGCATAATATTATTCTCATGTTTTTTTACCTGGGTGGGTGGCACTGATGAGGGTGGGGCGAACTCCCATCGAAGTTGCTCTTCGTCGTCGTCACGGAGGCGGTCGTTGCCGATAAGCTCGGCGCAGTGAGCTGACGGCATCATCAGCAGGGACGTGTACGGACACGGTACCTCCGGAGCAGGAGGCAGCGGTGGGGGAGCCTGCTTGTCAGGCAAGCGCCCGCTAGCCCCGGCGGAGGACCGGCGAGGAGTCCTGGGGCTCAGATCCGAGTACCCCTGCGGCTGCGATGTCTCCGTCTCTCGCCGCGCCATCTCGGCGAGCTGGTGGCACAGCGCTTCCCCCTTGAGGGGCCGGCCGCCGCCTGCCGAGACGGCCACCTCCGGCGGGTTGCAGGGCACGTAGAGGTCGCGCATCTCGGGGTCAACCAGCATGGAGTAGTccaaggaagagaagaagaaggcatcCTCATCCtcttggtcgccgccgccgccgccgaggccgcaaccgaacgcggcggcggcgccggcgccagGGAGGAGGTCGACGCCCCACGAGGCGGCGAGCTCGGACGCGGCGGGGCAGCCCGCGAAGCCCTCCACGGGCACGCGCGCCGCGCCCTCGCACCCGCCGTCGCAGTCGGCGCAGAGGAAGGCCGGCTCGCCTCCCCCGGCCGCCACGCGCGCCGCGGCCGGGCGGGCCGCGCAGCCGGCGCAGAGCGGCGCGCGCACGTGCTTCCGCGAGAGCGCGTTGGCGGCGTGCACGTGGCGGTCGCACGCCACGCAGAGCCGCGCCGCGTCGGCCCGGCagtgcagcgccgccgccgcctccccgcagtAGTCGCACGGCCAGTGCTGCCTCGTCCCCACGCTGTCCTTCATGGCCAGCGTCCGGCACGCCACACCACACCACCCGAGCCGAGGAGAGAAGCCCGCGatgccggagggagggagggggtcggCGGAGGTGGGTCAAAAGGCGGGAGAGCGAGAGGGTGTGCCGCTTCTTATCGCCGCGCGCTTTAGCTTATGCAATCCGAAGCGGGGCTGCGACTGCGAGGGTATGGGacaaagcgagggagaggaggaggaggaggaggaggaggaggaggcccatcCGCTGCGCCGTGCCGAACACCGATGGCACGGCATTCTCTTTCCACGTGCCGCCCCATGATTTCGCTGAGGTGGCGGGGCCGCGGACGTGGGACCGGTTAGGCAGTGAGTTAGCGGTGTCGGAAAATATCTAGCGGAGCTCGCTGAGGTGGCGGGCTGGGGAGGGGGCTGGGACGCTGACACGGTGGGACATGGGTAGTGGGTCTCGATGCGGTGCAAAGAAGTATACGTAGGACTCCTAAACTGCTGAGAAAAATCACGATTTTATTTTCGGGAGAAAATGACGATTAAAGCAAGCTCGCACATGGAGCTTATTATCTCGAGCTCACGTGCAGCCTTATGAGTAGTAAAAAAAACTCTGAATGTTTTTGATAACAAATACTCCTACTAGTATTGTTGAATATTCTATGTAGTGCAAATGTTCGTGAAAAATAACATTAGGAATGTTTTTCCTTCATTAAAATTTGCACGTACTCCCTCCGTACGTAAAAACTTGTCCTTTAAATGGATGTATCCAGCACAAGTTAGTGCTCGATACATCCATTTGAAAAACaaatttgggacaagttttttcggacggagggagtatgtaggaGTTGAACATTCAACAATATTTATTGTATTTCCTAAAAAAATATTTATTGTAAAGAAGTTCAGAATTTTTTTTGGCCTGCAAAAAAAGTTTAGAATTTCTGAAAAAATTACCTTTTTTACGATTAGAAAAGCACATTCGTGCATGCTTTTTTTTAAGACTTGTAAAATGGTAACTTGATGCTGAGGAGCAGTAAAgataaatcaaaagaaaataatatgttTTCTCTTTATTAAGAAATGGTCTTTTCGAAATAATATCTCATCATATATGTAGAAATGTCTAGTTACTAGTAAGACTAAGAGATAATTAATTGTTCATCATATTGTTATTGTTATCTCTAGATTGCATGGCAGGTTTAAGATATGACCTTATTAAGCACTATATATACATGCCATAATAGGCATGTTAAGCTACTGCGGCTCGTCGTTTTCTTCAAACAGTTATAGCAGATGTGCCTTATTTGCAGCCTcgaaaaatcgctttggagtgtgcTCCATAATTTGTAGAGGTTGTGAAGGTTGTGCGCAAACAGAGAGTCCCATGACTCAAATTTGATATTTTGCGGATCCATCCATCAGTGTCTATGTTTGTTCTGCACATAAAGAAATTGAACATTGCATTGATAATTATATTGTGTCGTTGAACATCACATGGAAATCGAAATTGACCTGGACCGACAAATAAAAATTGAACTAGAATGACTAATCAAAATTAACAGAGCAATTTGAAACATGATGTTATTCCATTAGATTGCTCCTCTGTTTGGAAGTGTCCTCACGTTAGGACGAGGCTTCAAgtgcttccacatgtgctttgatgTGGTCGAGGTACCATTGGGCTTCTTGGATGCGGGCGAGGGACACGGTCTTGTAGCCATAATGACTGTGGCTTCTACTTCTTCCAAGATGTCTTCCATCACGCAGGAGAAATACCAGCAGGGAGCAGGGAGACGATTGGCCCCAACGCCTAATTCAGTCTCTCGAAACACGGTGGCTTGGACCCACTCATAGTAATTCTTGGAACTTTCGTTCGATGCGCTTCTCTTCGATCTCGTTGAGGAAGGTCCATGAGGAGGGTCTGAGCGCGACATATCACAAGCAAGGTGTAGGGTAATATAGTCAGTAGGAAAGGGAAAGATGATTCAATGTGGCGGCGAGTGGAGAGTATCAATTTATATAGTCGCGCTTTGGCAGAAAAATGACCTGAAAAGGGCGCACTCTGGCGAGAAACAAGGCAAGGAAGGCGTGCCGATAGGCAACAACCATTAATGGGTGCTTTTACTGGTGGAAACCGGTACCATGGGAGTCGTACGAACGACTGACATTGGCAGGAGAGCAAGAAAATGGATGAACTTTCACCCTTGTGTGTGACAGTTTGATATGGAATGCGCTCCATATCATCGTCCCCATTCTAAAAATATGAAGACTCCCACCCGCTATTTGGAGCTTGCTCCAAAAATTATGGAGGCAGAGAGTGATATGGTGAGTCGGGTAGATCCTTTTCTTGGGCTCGAGCCCCATACTGACAGTTACTGTGGCGACGTAGCCATTTAAAAAGCTCTAGTAGAGCCATTCTTAGGATGCAACTAGGGGAAAGACGCATTTTACCAGCGGCCATACTAATTTACATCCATTTCAGTTGTGGCAAAATTAAACAGAGATGAAAAGCTCCAAGGGCAAAAAGGAAGGCATAAAAAGTTTAGAAGAAGACAACTATATAGAGTTTTGACATTACTACTCCTTCACATGCCCTGCGTCAACATCTCGACCAGTGGAAACCCAACTCAAACATGCATGTTTATAACAGATCTAGTTGTAGGAAGGCGAGGCAGCGGCGGCTCcctaaagatggaataaggtccttCCCATCTAGCCTCCCTCCCGGCAATGCATCTAGCATCGCCGAAGGgggtgtggaggtgtgtctcccgCGAATCTCGTGGTATTCAGTTTGTGTTGGTCTTTAGTAGATCTCCATATATCCCGTCTTCATTCGTTTGTCTATATGTTGCATCCTTTCGATCTACACTTCTCTTCATCGGTAGtagttgttctggtgcgctggtcatgtggggccttagcacgacaacCTCCAGACTGTCTGCCACAACAAGTTTGGCCCCGCCCGAGGGAGGGAGATGACAACGGCGTGCCTTAGGCTCACTCTAGTGCTTGTAGTCGGCGCTAAGAGGTCTACAAACCTAGGTGTAATATATTTATTCCTGGTGTTCCTTTTACTGCCATGACAGATGATGAATTGGCCAGAAGTTTTACATGCAAAAAATACGTCTTGCAAAATGTATTAGCTTCCCTTCATAATTATTTCTTGCAAAAGTAAACCTGGTCTATTAAAAAGTTCAAGAAGAAATACAAAGCAtcccaaacataataaaaattacatcgaggctGATGGACTACCAAACCACAACTAGAACGAGCCGCTGATTTGCCATTGTCGTAGCTCCCATATGGGAGCTGGCCTAAACTTCTCGATGATTGTTGGAAATCTTCATGCAGGTGCCCCTAAGGACCAACGTTCGGAAGGTGAaatcgttgttgttgaaccattaaaTCACGTCGCCGTGTACGCACGACAAGAAACCCTAACCTTATCGCCTCGAGTAGTAGGAAGAAATTTATGTTGGAGCTCTTTCTAATTTGTTCTGACATATGAACTCAAAAAGGCTCATGGCCCAGAAGACTGACTCGAAGACAACACTTACCATCCGCCCGAACACCGTACATGCGAGGACTAAACCCTAATATATCTACTATCTAGAGCAGAGGCACCATAATTCCCCTCCCCTCATCGGAGCAGTGGGCCGATTGCAGGCGAATCCACAGAATCGACGATGAAGATCAAGGAGAGAAAGGTGAAGTCGTAGAAGCCTTACGAGAGTGAAAACAAAGAATCACATATCTTCTTTATTTTCCAGACGTACCATTGGATCAACTCCATCCTCTAATTTTGACACGACCTCCGGAAATATTTGAGCACTAAGGACAACTCCAACGAAGGGACACATTTCGTTCGTTCGGGTCGGCACGGACAAAAATCACGGCCCAATGTGCCGATGTCAATGGACATGCGTCCATTTTCTTGTCCGCTGCGGCCCATTTTCGGCCCAAATTTAGGCCGAGTTTGCGTCCACGCGGATGCCCGCAGTTCCCTCCTCTTGTCCCCCTAGCCCACCCGTTTGTGGCACAATGGCCATTGTTGACCTTCCCTCCTCCACACTAACTCCTTGGCCTGGTGGCCCTCGCTGCCGCCACCCATTTCTGGCTAATTCAACACCACCCCAAGCCATGCGAGCGCATCCACTGAACGCCCCACCGTTGCTGCTCGCCACGGCAATCACCAGCATTGTGGCCCTTTTCCCGCCGCCATCCGAGTACTACTAGGCACGCCTTCCTCAGGGTCCCCGACATCCCTCGGCACACCCCCTCTTTCTCCACGGATAATGCTGGAGGGCATGTGCTTGGACAAGCTTGCTGCGGTGGTCCAAGGACGGTACCGACGTTAGCCTCCGATGCCTCTCACAAGGTGTTCGATCATTTTCCCGGCCGAGGCTCCTCAATGCCCACATATGGTACGTATTCATCACTCTGAGGGAGCAATGGTCGATAACTCAGATGAGTTTTTTTAGCAACATCCTATGTTCATTGTCCGACAATGAGTCCAGGAGGTAGTGATGGGGTGTGCTAATTACCTTCAAATGCAAGTTGGATCCCCTTGGAAAggttggcttctcctcttatcagaaatgtaTTATAGTTGTTCGGATGCTTGCGTATGCCCAGTGATCTTGTGGATGAGTATGTACACATGAGTGAGCCCATGTGCGTTGAGGCATTGGGCATGTTCTGCAAAGCTGTGGTTGGAGTATTTGGCCCGGAGCACTTGAGAGGACCAAATGTTGCGGATACAGCTCGTTGTTAGCAATCAATGAATTGAGGTGCTTTGCACTGATACTTGAAAGCAtggattgtatgcactgggagaaGAAGAACTACCTATTTGCTTGGCAGGGGCAATAATCTTGCATGGTCATACTTGAAGCCGTGGCATCACAAGATCTTTAGATTTGACGCTCTttttcggcatggcaggttctcacaatgacatcaacgtgcttcagcgctctcTGGTGTTCGCTATGCTTTCAGAATTTCAATATCCAAATGTCAACTTTGAcgtcaatgggcaccaatacaataAGGGAACTACTTagttgatggtatctatcctcgGTTGTCTATGGTTGTCAAGACAATCTTCGAGCCCATAGGGGAGTAGAAGGCTAGGTTTTGCCAAtaacaagagagtgctaggaaggatgtggaccGTGCTTTGGTGTGCTCTAGTCATGATGAGCTATTGTTCGGCACCCTGTTATAACATGAAGCCCCCAGAAGATGTGGGAGGTAAGATATGCCCTGGGAAAAGGAACACGTACTGTGTATATGCGCTAGCACATGATCCCGTACGAAAGCAAGCGATGATCAACAGGAAGCTTAACTTTCCACGTAAATTGCGATGCTTGAAGCACCACCCTGCCTAAGTTACCTACGAGTTGActtcatcaatggagaaacaatgaAACCGTCCGATAGTGCATTATGCCGACACGCAGCCTTATGGGGAGTGATGTTTGCCCATATATCACTGTCGACGACGCTGTCTACATCCTATCGGACGTTCATTGCACCTCCTAACTTCCGTGGCGTGTTATATTCTCAAAGAAAAAGTGTACTACTCGATTCATGCTTTGTTAGACCCCTCATATTTAGTGTCaaattttgaccgtaaatttacTAATTAAATATATATTATATGCTGGTTTTAAATACAAATTCAATAATATACTTTTATGATATAAAAATTATACTCCTTCCGTAAACAAACATAAGAGCGTTCAGATCATTAAAATAGTGGTCTAAgagttcttatatttctttacagaggaagtatGTTATTAATTATATAGATGatcaatatttttattttttagaaaataGATGATCAAAATTTGATCTAAAATATGAGAGGAGCGAATAAACCTGGACGGAGCAAGTATGGATGACGCGAGTAAATTTGTATCCCAGTTCGTAGCTTTTAGGTAAGTATACATGCATATTCAGTTCAAGAAAAGTATACATGCATATTAGGGCTCATTTGATTCGCAGGATTCTAAAATACGGGAATAGAAAAACTATAGGATTGAAGTGACATGCTCACTTGAATCATATGGGACTAGCAAGGAGTGTTTGTTgacacagaaaaagaaagaaattgTAAAAAGAGGTTGAGTGGATGTTAGACTTCCTATAAaagcccccgcaaaaaaaaagatttcCTATAAAATGTAGTATAGACAATTCCATAGGAAAACATTCTATGGGATCCAATCCTATTAATAGGACCAATGTAAGAAAAATTCTTAAGGATTTAAATCCTCAAAAACCCTatagaattcctttgaatcaaagaaccTCTTAGTCTTCTGACTTTGCTATTTCTAAGCCTAGTCTCGTGTGAGGAATAGGCTAACACGCAAAAATCAATTCTGCCGGTACATATGGAGAACGCCTTTTGAGTAGATTGATCACGTGCTGGTTTGTTTCTCGCTCTGGTCTGGTGGGGTTGGAGGTTGGACGCTTTCATTGTCGACACTTGCACCAATCAGTATGGCGCCGCATCTCTTGTTATTGCACAAGATATGCAATAGACACCAGTGGCAATGGTCCTCTCGCTCACAAGATATGCACAGGAAGGAATGGTCCCTCCCTGTGGCATGTCATACGCCCAGTTTGGAGTTTTAATTCTAATCAAACACGGTACGACATGTAGACGTTTTTTCCTCGACATAAAAGAGGACGACTTCTGTAAATGTTGACGTGCAACAATACATGCCAACTACTGTGTGCACTGTGGAGCATGATGCTCTTTAATTAAAGATTAATCACCCACGCCTCGCAAAAGAAAAGAGAACAGTCCCCATGGAAAATTCCAAGAGTCAACGAGGTTGACGTCAAACGAACAGCCAAAAGGCCAACACGTACACCTAAATCTGCAGTGCAGCACCCTGGAAATGGAAAGTTACCGTGAGAGTACGTACAGCTTTCCAAAAATGCCGCCTGGGTCTACCTCTCGGGTCTCGGCACGAGCAGCAGCGCAGCGCATAGGATCCAGACAAAATACCGACCGTGCATGCGCCATGCATGGGGCCGCGCTGAGCTGGCGCAGACAGCCTCTCGAAGCATCCCGGCTCTTCCGTACGGCCCCTGTTGTTAATCTAATGGTAGTCCGGTGCTAGAACAAAACTAGCTTTGCCGCTTTAGACAGACAGCCAGACTTTGATTATACAGCAAGTACTGCAACCATATCTCCGGATTGACATGTTCGCCACTAAACAATTGCACGTGCCCACTAACTGCTACTCATACCTAGGGTTCACATGCAGGTCGCCTACTAGTTCGTCTCGTAACAAGGATCGCACATGGACGCGCGGGCGTCCAGGAGGCATAAGCGAAAGTGTAACATCCGATTGCTCCGCTCAGGTAGCCGTCGAGCGATGCCTACGGTCTAGCAAATGCGTGTGTAGCCCACTTTTGTTTATTTCGACGTGCAACCAAGATTCAGCACTTCAGTCTGAACAAAGTTATCCAACATATTCAAGTTGTGAGATTTCTGAAGGTGTTCCGTACGACGCCTAAGCGCACGTATCATAGTGTTATGTTAGAAATGCCATCCAGGATAACTAATGAAGGTGAAAGAAAAGAAATGGACTTTTAGTTGTGAGATTTCTTAGTTACGATGAACTTTTAGAACAGGTACAATCCAAGATATTTACGGCGTCGGTAGATTCCCAATTTCTGTTATCATTCGTCCTATTACTCGCTTTTAATTTCTTCATATTGTGAGAGACTAATTTTTTTGTCCATCTAGTCGATCACTCAAACGAACTTGACCCACATGGAAGGCTCtcttcgtcgtgttcttcatcttccttctttTTCATTCCATGTTGTCAACGGCAACTTTTCATCACTATATGATGTCCATGAGCTAGTTAGGACCTAGGATAGATGATCCACATATACAATTTGACAATTCACCAAACATGATGTACACATATGAAGAAGGAGTCAAGAAAGTAGATGAAAAAAAATCGTTATTCATGGTCTACGGTTTGGGTACTTCTTCATGTGAGTAAGGTCTTATCATCTTCCTTCTCCTAGTGACACGATGACATGGTGCAAAACACAATGAAT
The sequence above is drawn from the Triticum aestivum cultivar Chinese Spring chromosome 7A, IWGSC CS RefSeq v2.1, whole genome shotgun sequence genome and encodes:
- the LOC123151997 gene encoding zinc finger protein CONSTANS-LIKE 14, which encodes MKDSVGTRQHWPCDYCGEAAAALHCRADAARLCVACDRHVHAANALSRKHVRAPLCAGCAARPAAARVAAGGGEPAFLCADCDGGCEGAARVPVEGFAGCPAASELAASWGVDLLPGAGAAAAFGCGLGGGGGDQEDEDAFFFSSLDYSMLVDPEMRDLYVPCNPPEVAVSAGGGRPLKGEALCHQLAEMARRETETSQPQGYSDLSPRTPRRSSAGASGRLPDKQAPPPLPPAPEVPCPYTSLLMMPSAHCAELIGNDRLRDDDEEQLRWEFAPPSSVPPTQIWDFNLGRSRNHNEKTAHEIGFGSNNGGFMIKSYSDMLKEISCGTTKDLEDIYDSGYGAAAEDIMSTNICQVPSKNVSTASNKRMKVSSCTSTMDGPTTSGSHVPASGGALGSSSHDRGAAPAREISFGDQTIVPTGPERPAARIDSETLALNRDSAMQRYKEKRKNRRYEKHIRYESRKLRADTRERVKGRFVKSNEALNAGSNGG